The proteins below come from a single Treponema phagedenis genomic window:
- a CDS encoding plasmid mobilization protein, translating into MKAPKFPSYDEAVNRKSKKGKPLMTKEEWQALKEERKQKERDKGKRFANHRKKDVTIAFRTNRNDRELIFKKISMSGLSRQEYMTNAILNAPIKVFATRNVIDNCKNELKEILSELKRVKQYGELDASYRHELKMITEIIEAAIQEKSL; encoded by the coding sequence GTGAAAGCACCGAAATTTCCAAGCTATGATGAAGCTGTCAATCGTAAATCGAAAAAAGGGAAACCGTTGATGACAAAAGAAGAATGGCAAGCTTTGAAAGAGGAAAGAAAACAAAAGGAACGAGATAAAGGTAAGCGATTTGCTAATCACAGGAAAAAGGATGTAACCATAGCATTCAGAACAAATCGAAATGATAGAGAGTTAATTTTCAAAAAGATTTCTATGTCCGGACTTAGTAGGCAAGAATATATGACTAATGCAATCCTTAACGCACCTATAAAAGTATTCGCAACAAGAAATGTTATTGATAATTGTAAAAATGAGCTAAAGGAAATTCTATCGGAACTTAAACGAGTGAAGCAGTACGGAGAATTGGATGCGAGTTATAGGCATGAATTGAAAATGATTACTGAAATAATAGAAGCGGCAATACAAGAAAAAAGCCTTTAG
- a CDS encoding TonB-dependent receptor plug domain-containing protein, whose translation MKYYKKWMAAVLCCGMYLYAQEKDSAVIVVTGNKVEQAAEEAVDKVTVVSEEKIAEMGAKNVAEVLQNLPGITVTEHPMEGVSMQGFSGAYVKVLIDGVAVGGDVGGASPIALIPSSDIDHIEIIKGASSALYGSDAMGGVINIITKKNRSSWSLSTKQEIDIHKHYFGMAGFSYKNKLFGINGIGSFDNMPGMITREFDPLGRKIDTFIFPKTRMGFGRLSTDFYLPTGTMQLYGTYTNHDRYMNQAEDIANRFTSEKGEAGFKGAFDFGESAQMNVFSSYKYFKHFFDEIYTAYTDDNIKRRYSTFHEVETEVNANYDFSIAHSLLAGMNIKWAMMQGIDFPKPKHSALFGIFTQYVWNMKGEDVLRIVPGLRFDLAPPMLKGDRTLWQLTPKLSIRYDPLDVLTMRFSYGMGFKVPTLKQKYWLFFHPAPVNFVLLGNPLLKPEYSQGFNASLEYRPVEGLRFGASGYFNYVNNLIFAVETDKREGYFPDSNGNLHAVTGLREYLNIDRVMTVGGDFSIQYNWKWIETGVTYTIAGMYNYDTDNKRYYRGAYFVPHQIKFNLTGIIPKSLTRITLGLHWDSPQNIRDGFDIRAADKIKLTDEKYITSPDKLLVNLHISQKLWQDRIELYAGIKNMLNNISFAKGSDGRSMKDFYGLKEGIIGYFGIGIKYDAVPQKNEQKLPHSTDEAERPGMDMPGGAGMR comes from the coding sequence ATGAAATACTATAAAAAATGGATGGCGGCAGTTTTGTGCTGCGGCATGTATTTGTATGCACAAGAAAAAGATTCTGCAGTTATTGTCGTAACCGGCAATAAGGTAGAACAGGCAGCTGAAGAAGCTGTTGACAAGGTAACCGTTGTATCCGAAGAAAAAATAGCCGAAATGGGAGCAAAAAATGTTGCTGAAGTGCTGCAAAATTTACCCGGTATTACGGTAACGGAACACCCGATGGAAGGGGTGTCCATGCAGGGGTTTAGCGGTGCCTATGTAAAAGTACTTATTGATGGCGTAGCCGTCGGTGGCGATGTTGGCGGTGCTTCTCCTATTGCACTCATCCCTTCTTCCGATATTGACCACATTGAAATTATCAAAGGAGCGTCATCTGCATTGTATGGTTCAGATGCAATGGGCGGCGTTATCAATATCATCACTAAAAAGAACAGGAGCAGCTGGTCGCTCAGTACAAAGCAGGAAATAGACATTCATAAGCACTATTTCGGCATGGCCGGTTTTTCATATAAAAATAAGCTCTTTGGTATAAACGGTATCGGATCCTTCGACAATATGCCCGGCATGATTACCCGTGAATTTGATCCGCTTGGACGGAAAATAGATACGTTCATTTTCCCAAAAACTCGCATGGGCTTTGGTCGGCTTTCTACAGATTTTTACCTTCCGACAGGAACTATGCAGCTGTACGGCACTTACACTAACCATGATCGGTATATGAATCAGGCTGAAGATATTGCAAACCGGTTTACCAGCGAAAAGGGTGAAGCAGGCTTCAAAGGCGCTTTTGATTTCGGTGAGTCTGCCCAGATGAATGTATTTTCAAGCTATAAGTATTTCAAGCATTTTTTTGATGAAATTTATACAGCGTATACTGATGATAATATTAAACGCCGCTATTCTACTTTCCATGAGGTAGAAACCGAAGTAAATGCTAACTATGATTTTTCTATTGCACACTCGCTGCTTGCGGGTATGAATATAAAGTGGGCAATGATGCAAGGGATAGACTTTCCTAAGCCAAAACACTCCGCCCTGTTCGGAATTTTTACTCAGTATGTATGGAATATGAAGGGGGAAGATGTACTGCGGATTGTTCCCGGTTTGCGTTTTGACCTTGCGCCGCCGATGCTCAAAGGAGATCGGACGCTGTGGCAACTGACTCCGAAATTGAGTATTCGATATGATCCGCTTGATGTGTTGACTATGCGATTTTCCTATGGTATGGGCTTCAAAGTTCCTACGCTTAAACAAAAGTACTGGCTCTTTTTTCACCCTGCGCCGGTTAATTTTGTGCTGTTGGGAAACCCCCTTTTAAAACCTGAATATTCGCAAGGCTTTAATGCATCGCTTGAGTATCGTCCGGTAGAGGGGCTGAGGTTTGGAGCTAGCGGATACTTCAACTATGTAAATAATTTGATCTTTGCCGTTGAAACCGATAAACGGGAAGGGTACTTCCCTGATTCAAACGGAAATTTACACGCGGTTACCGGTTTGCGTGAATATTTGAATATTGACCGCGTAATGACAGTCGGCGGAGATTTTTCTATTCAATATAATTGGAAATGGATTGAAACCGGTGTAACGTATACAATTGCCGGTATGTACAACTATGATACTGATAATAAGCGGTATTATCGAGGTGCTTATTTTGTTCCGCATCAGATTAAATTTAATCTTACCGGCATTATTCCCAAGTCGCTTACCAGAATCACACTCGGGTTGCATTGGGATTCGCCGCAAAATATCCGCGATGGGTTTGATATACGGGCTGCCGATAAAATCAAACTCACTGATGAAAAATATATAACCAGTCCCGATAAGCTCTTAGTAAATCTGCATATAAGTCAGAAATTATGGCAGGATAGGATTGAACTGTATGCCGGAATAAAAAATATGTTGAATAATATCAGCTTTGCAAAAGGCAGCGATGGGCGTTCAATGAAGGACTTTTACGGCTTAAAAGAAGGTATTATCGGGTATTTCGGTATCGGCATAAAGTATGATGCAGTTCCGCAAAAAAATGAGCAAAAACTGCCGCACAGTACTGATGAAGCCGAACGACCCGGAATGGATATGCCCGGCGGTGCGGGTATGCGCTAA
- a CDS encoding helix-turn-helix domain-containing protein: protein MSLGKLIKKFRELRRITQKALGDRTHLDDVRIRQYELDIRTPKDDVLENISAALHVNKEYLKEPDYPYTEHDLMRFLFKLDDSIEVNIRPVILNDEDPGYTTTGIYFGSEAILRIRNMLEQWQKMKEKYENNEITKEALQDWKANYPDSLKKDYVPFEESNVKFYRKGITAKIPPDIK from the coding sequence TTGAGTTTGGGTAAATTGATAAAGAAATTCCGTGAACTAAGGAGAATTACTCAAAAGGCATTAGGAGACAGAACTCATTTAGATGATGTAAGAATAAGACAGTACGAACTTGATATTCGTACTCCTAAAGATGATGTCTTGGAAAATATTTCCGCTGCACTACATGTAAACAAAGAATATTTGAAAGAGCCTGATTATCCCTATACGGAACATGATTTAATGCGATTTTTGTTTAAGCTGGACGACAGTATTGAAGTGAATATACGACCTGTTATCCTAAACGATGAAGATCCCGGATACACTACCACAGGTATATATTTCGGCAGTGAAGCTATCTTAAGAATTCGCAATATGCTTGAACAGTGGCAGAAAATGAAAGAAAAATATGAGAATAACGAAATTACGAAAGAAGCCTTACAGGATTGGAAAGCAAACTATCCTGACAGCCTGAAAAAAGATTATGTTCCTTTTGAAGAAAGCAATGTAAAGTTTTATAGAAAGGGCATAACCGCTAAGATTCCACCGGATATAAAATAA
- a CDS encoding putative immunity protein has protein sequence MNCLKPSIVFVEKVNDKLEVVEVKIIDTSKFSWNEFEQNLFQDGKWEIPSKYKIKINDSSEKRYKLEMILYKMSHKYVARWALENAQAFLSFIEIGDKELKESIICETTVVLNMRIDGKSSAYKLRNAGFLANKLGQMSINDLSKYSARVFAQSIATGHMRGHAIVSSDYAIKVINILFPNDNLKVEEERNRQIELANQIIKEYDI, from the coding sequence GTGAATTGTTTAAAGCCTTCCATCGTTTTTGTGGAAAAAGTGAATGACAAATTAGAAGTTGTGGAGGTGAAAATTATAGATACTTCAAAATTCTCATGGAATGAGTTTGAACAAAATTTATTTCAAGATGGAAAGTGGGAAATACCATCAAAGTACAAAATTAAAATAAATGATTCATCAGAGAAAAGATACAAATTAGAGATGATTTTATATAAGATGTCTCACAAATATGTAGCAAGATGGGCATTAGAAAATGCTCAAGCGTTCTTATCTTTTATAGAGATTGGTGATAAAGAGTTAAAGGAATCTATAATATGTGAAACAACAGTGGTATTAAATATGCGTATTGACGGGAAATCAAGTGCGTATAAACTGAGAAATGCTGGATTTTTAGCGAATAAATTAGGACAAATGTCAATTAATGATTTAAGTAAATATTCTGCAAGAGTATTTGCACAATCCATAGCAACTGGTCATATGAGAGGACATGCTATTGTATCATCTGATTATGCTATTAAAGTTATTAATATTTTATTCCCTAATGATAATTTAAAGGTCGAAGAAGAAAGAAATCGGCAAATTGAATTAGCGAATCAAATTATAAAGGAATATGATATTTAA
- a CDS encoding ACT domain-containing protein: MLVLNKLEQLLTVCKVKNIDDIDLSKEFYFIGKTDEEISLVCETDDVPENTIEREDGWRGFRIQGILDFSLIGILSKLSGILADNKIGIFAVSTFNTDYILVKDVDFEKSLAVLSNAGYTVI, encoded by the coding sequence TTGCTGGTATTAAATAAATTAGAGCAGTTACTAACTGTATGTAAAGTAAAAAACATTGACGATATAGATTTGAGCAAGGAATTCTACTTCATAGGTAAAACAGATGAAGAAATTTCTCTTGTGTGTGAAACAGATGATGTTCCTGAAAACACAATAGAGCGTGAAGATGGGTGGCGTGGTTTCCGTATTCAAGGAATTTTGGATTTTTCACTCATTGGCATTCTTTCAAAGTTGTCTGGAATACTTGCAGATAATAAAATTGGAATTTTTGCGGTATCTACATTCAACACAGATTATATTTTAGTGAAAGATGTGGATTTTGAAAAATCATTAGCTGTATTATCAAATGCCGGATATACAGTGATATAG
- a CDS encoding transcriptional regulator has protein sequence MEKLFLTSNEVADLLNISQQQAYKIIRDMNKQLAEHGFLVLRGRINKKYFMEQIYKAKEGD, from the coding sequence ATGGAGAAATTATTTCTTACTTCAAATGAAGTTGCCGATTTATTAAATATATCGCAGCAACAAGCTTATAAAATCATCCGAGATATGAATAAGCAGCTTGCTGAACACGGCTTTCTTGTCCTTAGGGGAAGAATCAATAAGAAATATTTTATGGAACAAATCTACAAGGCGAAGGAGGGAGACTAA
- a CDS encoding ISNCY family transposase, which produces MKLFMSIDQITRGHVIANCLEGRCTVQQAALRLNLSRRRVQQLKKAFKEKGLAAMLHGNSQRPSAKKTSKEIEQRLLALRSDPALSKSNFLHFHEIVTEEYQLQLSYSTLRRILLSHGIYSPKKRRTRKKVHKTRERRACFGELLQVDATPFPWFGGKEKSALHAFIDDARGMITGLYLCKNECLLGYLEVLRQTLENYGLPAALYPDKCSVFFVNAKKQLSIEEQLQGTKEQVTQFGKIIKYLGIDMFPAHSSQAKGRVERLWQTLQSRLPVEFARRGITTIEQANQFLKEYIGIFNKQFGVPACDSYSMFVPTPKTLDLDKLLSSVITRKLSSGSTISIKNHLFKIEQNKFGAGTTVNVLISQKHGIRALIHDEFYPIVPLDDIYRTDTVGRTGDLPQVVIDLIYEFLLKDAKAG; this is translated from the coding sequence ATGAAATTATTTATGAGCATTGATCAAATTACACGAGGACATGTTATTGCCAACTGCCTAGAGGGGAGATGTACGGTACAACAGGCTGCGCTTCGATTAAACCTTTCACGAAGACGCGTACAGCAATTAAAAAAGGCGTTCAAAGAAAAGGGTTTAGCAGCAATGCTGCATGGCAACAGTCAGCGTCCCTCTGCAAAGAAGACCTCGAAAGAAATTGAGCAGCGATTACTTGCACTGCGAAGCGATCCCGCATTGTCAAAAAGCAATTTTTTGCATTTTCATGAAATAGTAACTGAAGAATATCAATTGCAGCTGTCATATTCGACTCTGCGCCGTATTCTGTTATCACATGGAATTTATTCACCAAAGAAAAGACGAACACGAAAGAAGGTGCATAAAACGCGCGAGAGAAGAGCTTGCTTCGGAGAGCTGTTGCAAGTGGACGCAACCCCGTTTCCTTGGTTCGGCGGGAAAGAAAAATCCGCATTACATGCTTTTATTGATGATGCACGCGGAATGATTACCGGTCTTTATTTATGCAAAAACGAGTGCCTGCTCGGATATTTAGAAGTTCTGCGGCAGACACTCGAAAATTACGGACTCCCTGCCGCTCTTTATCCGGATAAGTGTAGCGTTTTTTTTGTTAATGCAAAAAAACAGTTATCCATTGAGGAGCAATTACAAGGAACCAAGGAACAAGTAACACAATTCGGCAAAATTATCAAGTACTTAGGAATCGATATGTTCCCGGCTCATTCATCACAAGCAAAAGGACGTGTTGAGCGATTATGGCAAACATTACAAAGCCGACTCCCTGTTGAATTTGCACGACGCGGAATTACAACCATAGAGCAAGCAAACCAATTCTTAAAAGAGTATATCGGTATTTTCAACAAACAGTTTGGTGTTCCTGCCTGCGATTCATATTCAATGTTTGTACCGACGCCAAAAACACTCGATCTTGATAAACTGTTGTCATCGGTTATTACGCGCAAACTTTCAAGCGGTTCCACCATCTCAATCAAAAACCATTTGTTTAAAATTGAGCAGAATAAATTCGGCGCAGGCACAACGGTAAATGTATTGATTTCACAAAAACATGGTATACGCGCTTTAATACATGATGAATTCTATCCGATTGTACCGCTCGATGATATATACCGAACCGATACGGTTGGACGAACCGGAGACCTGCCTCAAGTAGTTATTGACTTGATTTATGAATTCTTACTTAAAGATGCAAAAGCAGGATAA
- the guaA gene encoding glutamine-hydrolyzing GMP synthase — translation MKHTEKILIVDFGGQYSQLIARRVRDLNVYSDIVGYKQAADYISKNKPIGIIFTGGPSSVYEEDSPKLDKSIFNLGIPILGICYGMQLIAYCLGGRVEKSSKREFGKTDTKFKTNCALFKDLKQSSSVLMSHVDYVSSLPEGFVSVAETANTKNAAMANEQKKIYGIQFHAETDQSEEGKAILKNFLYNVCKAKGDWDMKSFLSDAIADVQKTVGSGKVLLALSGGVDSSVLAALLSKAVGENLTCIFIDHGLMRKNEGDEVEAAFANSEMNFIRINAQSRFLGKLKGVSEPEKKRKIIGEEFIRVFEEEAKKIGVVDFLAQGTIYADVVESGANGSAVIKSHHNVGGLPKNISFKSLIEPFRALFKDEIRRLGLELGLPDYLVYRQPFPGPGLAIRVIGEITEEKLSILREADSIWRSELEHSAVKKELGQYFAVLTDNKTVGVMGDYRTYDYTLALRAVKTSDFMTADWVHIPYEILDRVSSRIINEVSGINRVVYDITSKPPATIEWE, via the coding sequence ATGAAGCATACTGAAAAGATTTTAATTGTAGACTTTGGCGGTCAATACAGTCAATTGATTGCGCGCCGCGTTAGAGACTTAAATGTTTATTCGGATATTGTCGGGTATAAACAAGCTGCCGATTATATTTCTAAAAACAAACCGATAGGTATTATTTTTACGGGCGGACCGAGCAGCGTCTACGAAGAGGATTCTCCGAAGCTGGATAAAAGTATTTTTAATTTAGGGATTCCGATTTTGGGAATTTGTTACGGTATGCAGCTCATTGCGTATTGCCTCGGCGGCAGGGTTGAAAAAAGTTCAAAGCGCGAGTTCGGAAAGACCGATACTAAGTTTAAAACGAACTGCGCTCTTTTTAAAGATTTAAAACAAAGCTCTTCGGTTTTAATGAGCCATGTTGATTATGTTTCGTCTTTGCCTGAGGGTTTTGTTTCCGTTGCGGAAACCGCAAATACAAAAAATGCGGCAATGGCAAATGAGCAAAAAAAAATATACGGCATTCAGTTTCATGCCGAAACCGATCAGTCCGAAGAAGGGAAGGCAATTTTAAAAAATTTCTTGTACAATGTTTGTAAGGCTAAAGGCGATTGGGATATGAAAAGCTTTTTATCCGATGCAATTGCCGATGTGCAAAAAACAGTCGGCAGCGGAAAAGTTTTGCTTGCTCTTTCAGGCGGCGTAGACTCATCGGTGCTTGCGGCTCTTTTAAGCAAGGCTGTCGGAGAAAATCTCACTTGTATTTTTATAGACCACGGGCTTATGCGAAAAAACGAAGGCGATGAAGTTGAAGCCGCCTTTGCAAACAGCGAAATGAATTTTATCCGCATAAATGCGCAGTCAAGGTTTTTAGGAAAACTAAAGGGCGTAAGCGAGCCCGAAAAAAAACGCAAAATTATCGGCGAAGAGTTTATCCGCGTTTTTGAAGAAGAAGCAAAAAAAATCGGCGTTGTGGATTTTTTAGCGCAAGGCACAATTTACGCTGACGTTGTGGAAAGCGGAGCAAACGGTTCCGCTGTAATTAAAAGCCATCACAATGTCGGCGGCTTACCGAAAAACATCAGCTTTAAATCTTTAATTGAACCCTTTAGAGCCTTGTTTAAAGATGAAATCCGCCGACTCGGACTTGAGTTGGGCTTACCCGATTATTTAGTGTATCGCCAACCCTTTCCCGGTCCCGGACTTGCAATACGGGTAATCGGCGAAATCACCGAAGAAAAACTCAGCATACTTCGCGAGGCGGATTCCATTTGGCGGAGCGAGCTCGAGCACAGCGCTGTTAAAAAAGAATTGGGGCAATACTTTGCGGTGCTCACCGACAACAAAACCGTCGGCGTAATGGGCGATTACAGAACCTACGATTACACCCTTGCCTTGCGCGCCGTAAAAACATCCGACTTTATGACAGCCGACTGGGTTCATATCCCCTACGAAATTTTAGACAGAGTTTCATCAAGAATTATAAACGAAGTGTCGGGAATAAACAGGGTTGTGTACGACATAACTTCCAAACCGCCCGCAACGATCGAGTGGGAATAA
- a CDS encoding carbon-nitrogen hydrolase family protein: protein MKDIDNICKIALVQAEPVMFDKSASLKKALQYIREAASQKPDLIVFPELFIPGYPVGMNFGFSMGKRSEEGRKDWKRYYDASIVAGETEFQQLAEAARKAEAYISLGFSERDAVSGTLYNSNVIFEPNGSYKVHRKLKPTGSERVVWGDANKDYFPVTETPWGPIGSMICWESYMPLARVALYQKGITIYISPNTNDNTEWQATIQHIAIEGKCFFVNADMIIRRSSYPSDLCERNIVSELPEFVCRGGSCIIDPYGHYLTKPVWDKETIIYAELDMNLPAACKMEHDAIGHYARPDVLELKVSEK from the coding sequence ATGAAAGATATTGATAATATTTGCAAAATCGCATTGGTGCAGGCAGAACCTGTAATGTTTGATAAAAGTGCATCGCTGAAAAAGGCACTTCAATATATTCGTGAAGCTGCAAGCCAAAAACCGGATTTGATTGTTTTCCCAGAACTGTTTATTCCGGGATATCCTGTTGGAATGAATTTCGGCTTTAGCATGGGAAAACGAAGCGAGGAGGGACGAAAAGACTGGAAACGATACTACGATGCTTCCATTGTTGCTGGAGAGACGGAGTTCCAACAACTCGCAGAGGCAGCCAGAAAAGCAGAGGCATATATCAGCCTCGGATTTTCCGAGCGAGACGCTGTTAGCGGAACGCTCTACAACAGCAATGTCATTTTTGAACCGAACGGGTCATATAAGGTACACAGAAAATTGAAGCCGACAGGATCTGAGCGTGTTGTATGGGGAGATGCAAATAAGGATTATTTCCCTGTTACTGAAACGCCGTGGGGACCGATCGGCAGTATGATTTGTTGGGAAAGCTATATGCCGCTTGCTCGGGTAGCGCTCTATCAAAAGGGAATCACCATTTACATTTCACCAAATACCAATGACAATACGGAATGGCAAGCCACCATTCAGCATATTGCAATCGAGGGAAAATGCTTCTTTGTGAATGCTGATATGATCATCAGACGCAGTTCATATCCTTCTGACTTGTGTGAGCGCAATATCGTATCCGAGCTTCCGGAATTTGTGTGCAGAGGAGGGAGCTGTATAATTGATCCATATGGACATTATTTGACAAAACCTGTCTGGGATAAAGAAACTATCATCTATGCAGAACTTGATATGAATTTGCCTGCCGCCTGCAAAATGGAGCATGATGCGATCGGACATTATGCCCGTCCGGATGTACTTGAATTAAAAGTCAGCGAAAAATAA
- a CDS encoding site-specific integrase, protein MPAYKDEKSGKWFASFYYKDWDGQSRKKLKRGFETKKEAITYERNFTVKMSGSLNMLFEDYFELYKADVIGTIRLNTWMTKEHMIRTKILPFFSGMKMSEIKPVVVKKWHNVLLNIENAEGGAYKPTYLKSIHAQLSCMFNHAVKYYGLRQNPCKVTGRIGKQRSDEEVEFWTKEEYLQFIEAVKDKDISFYAFEILYWTGIRLGELRALTKGDFDFDKKTMRICKSAQRINGEEVITDPKTPKSKRTIMLPDFLIRELQDYFLKIEYFSENEQIFPKCKTYFNKEMERGIKKSGVKKIKLHALRHSHILLLIEMGFTPVDIAARTGHESIKVLMDYSHMFPNKQLDMADKLNTEGEYSESTEISKL, encoded by the coding sequence ATGCCTGCATATAAGGATGAAAAAAGTGGAAAATGGTTCGCTTCATTCTATTATAAGGATTGGGACGGACAGAGCAGAAAGAAGCTGAAAAGAGGGTTTGAAACCAAGAAAGAAGCAATTACTTACGAGAGAAATTTCACGGTAAAGATGTCAGGTTCACTCAATATGCTCTTTGAAGATTATTTTGAACTATATAAGGCTGATGTTATAGGAACAATAAGGCTAAATACTTGGATGACAAAAGAACATATGATAAGAACAAAGATTTTACCGTTTTTCAGCGGTATGAAAATGAGTGAGATTAAGCCTGTTGTAGTAAAAAAGTGGCATAACGTACTCTTAAACATCGAAAATGCGGAAGGAGGAGCCTATAAGCCGACATATCTTAAATCTATTCACGCACAGCTTAGTTGTATGTTCAATCATGCGGTTAAATATTACGGGTTAAGACAAAACCCGTGTAAGGTAACAGGGCGAATAGGAAAGCAAAGAAGCGATGAGGAAGTGGAATTTTGGACAAAAGAGGAATACCTACAGTTTATAGAAGCTGTTAAGGACAAGGATATTTCATTTTATGCTTTTGAAATTCTTTATTGGACAGGGATTCGTTTAGGAGAACTCAGAGCATTGACAAAAGGGGATTTTGACTTTGATAAAAAGACAATGCGAATCTGTAAATCAGCACAGAGAATTAACGGAGAAGAAGTTATAACAGACCCGAAAACCCCTAAAAGCAAGAGAACAATAATGCTTCCTGATTTCTTAATCAGAGAGCTTCAGGATTACTTCCTTAAAATCGAATACTTTTCAGAGAATGAGCAGATTTTCCCTAAATGTAAAACCTATTTCAATAAGGAAATGGAAAGAGGAATAAAAAAGTCGGGAGTTAAAAAAATCAAGCTTCATGCACTAAGACACAGTCATATATTGCTGCTTATAGAAATGGGATTCACACCTGTAGATATTGCGGCGAGAACAGGTCATGAAAGTATTAAGGTTTTGATGGATTACAGTCATATGTTCCCGAATAAACAGTTGGATATGGCAGATAAGCTTAATACGGAGGGAGAGTACAGTGAAAGCACCGAAATTTCCAAGCTATGA
- a CDS encoding HmuY family protein, protein MRTQYKHMFAAVGLCAALFLLNSCKPIIVKTDKNYIKDDYNFTEITLPEKHIEPFPTASVDYDHVNNMVFFNFENGQQWSVKNDAWDIAIVVGESADSDSNGPIYTVTNSGDYGENTRLLPFEDGKDENHYKGKGMKLSDVQQVCFKKGATDLSPYQNEPGTHTPVANPFYDALTNGKKYFLRVGKNYDAAKLFVIWFDHTASLLPGTSYDLHVKPVILGSNKSITDFGTEYTLSGTIDKNYSFNYIKIYDDRKPTILSESNGIPKKNDWQLLFMRTNIYSKEMGEVFSNDGIIGSSSILTNSPGGVETAALYGWDFPEVIKVPTDQHFKRIINGVGKGFANPLKDDPEKRRKSWYYGLNMPPTFYLTRNTYVFKWEAGSTTKYAKFRPGSFYGPHGEKFYVQFRYAVK, encoded by the coding sequence ATGAGAACACAATATAAACACATGTTTGCTGCGGTGGGATTATGTGCTGCACTCTTTTTGTTGAACAGCTGCAAGCCGATTATCGTAAAAACAGACAAAAATTATATCAAAGATGATTATAACTTTACAGAGATAACACTGCCGGAGAAGCATATAGAGCCGTTTCCCACTGCCAGTGTGGATTATGATCACGTAAACAATATGGTGTTTTTTAATTTTGAGAATGGTCAGCAATGGTCGGTAAAAAACGATGCATGGGATATTGCCATTGTTGTGGGGGAGAGTGCTGATTCGGATAGTAACGGTCCCATATATACGGTAACAAATTCCGGCGATTACGGAGAAAACACCCGTCTGTTGCCGTTTGAAGACGGAAAAGATGAAAATCACTATAAGGGGAAGGGGATGAAATTGAGTGATGTACAGCAGGTGTGCTTTAAAAAAGGAGCAACAGACTTATCTCCCTATCAAAACGAACCGGGGACTCATACTCCGGTTGCCAATCCTTTTTATGATGCACTCACTAACGGAAAAAAATATTTTCTACGTGTAGGCAAAAACTATGATGCTGCAAAACTTTTTGTTATCTGGTTTGACCATACAGCAAGTCTTTTACCAGGAACCAGTTATGACCTGCATGTAAAACCGGTTATCCTTGGCTCTAACAAGAGCATAACCGACTTTGGCACAGAATATACGCTTTCCGGCACTATCGATAAGAACTATAGTTTTAACTATATAAAAATATACGATGATCGCAAGCCAACAATTCTCAGCGAATCTAACGGCATTCCGAAAAAAAATGACTGGCAGCTTTTGTTTATGCGTACCAATATTTATTCAAAAGAAATGGGCGAAGTATTTAGTAATGACGGCATTATCGGTAGTTCTTCCATATTAACCAATTCGCCCGGCGGTGTCGAGACGGCTGCTTTATACGGCTGGGATTTTCCTGAAGTTATCAAGGTACCGACTGATCAGCATTTTAAACGCATTATCAACGGTGTCGGCAAAGGCTTTGCCAATCCGCTCAAAGATGACCCTGAAAAACGCCGGAAGTCATGGTACTATGGTTTGAACATGCCGCCGACCTTTTATTTAACCCGCAATACTTACGTGTTCAAATGGGAAGCCGGCAGTACCACAAAATACGCAAAATTCCGGCCGGGCAGTTTCTACGGTCCTCACGGGGAAAAATTTTATGTTCAATTCCGCTATGCAGTAAAATAA